The proteins below are encoded in one region of Segatella copri:
- a CDS encoding toprim domain-containing protein, translating into MNIQEAKQIKIADYLQSLGHRPVKQHGANLWYKSPLRNESEASFKVNTMMNSWFDFGMGKGGNIIILASYLYASDSLPYLLDKIEKQAPHVRPIDSSFPQQASEPSFERLEVRELNHPALLRYLSERNIDLCIARKECVELHFSHNGKNYFAIGFKNKSGGYEVRNRFFKGCMSPKDITHIRQQGEPRYSCYVFEGMMDYLSFLSLRMEKFPSCPSLEAQDYVILNSTSNVDKAVDALHGYERISCLLDNDEAGRKATLAIENALSYRVRDASHLYSEYNDLNDYLCGVKSKQSVHQVQPVKRTAPPRKKGAALGM; encoded by the coding sequence ATGAACATTCAAGAAGCAAAGCAAATCAAGATTGCAGACTACCTGCAAAGTTTGGGACACCGCCCTGTCAAGCAGCATGGCGCAAACCTTTGGTACAAGTCACCGCTGAGAAATGAGAGCGAGGCATCTTTCAAGGTGAACACCATGATGAACAGTTGGTTCGATTTCGGAATGGGCAAGGGCGGCAACATCATCATCCTTGCGTCATACCTCTACGCATCAGACAGCTTGCCATATCTCTTGGACAAGATAGAGAAGCAAGCACCCCATGTACGCCCGATCGACTCTTCTTTCCCTCAGCAAGCTTCCGAGCCGAGTTTTGAGAGATTGGAGGTTAGGGAGCTCAACCACCCTGCACTCCTGCGCTATCTGAGCGAGCGGAATATTGACCTGTGCATAGCCCGAAAGGAATGTGTGGAACTCCACTTCTCGCATAATGGCAAGAACTACTTCGCCATCGGCTTCAAGAACAAGTCGGGCGGTTACGAGGTTCGTAACCGATTCTTCAAGGGTTGCATGTCCCCCAAGGACATCACACATATCCGACAGCAAGGCGAGCCAAGATACTCTTGCTATGTTTTCGAGGGCATGATGGACTATCTTTCCTTTCTCTCGTTACGCATGGAGAAGTTTCCGTCTTGTCCGTCATTGGAAGCGCAGGACTACGTGATACTCAACTCCACAAGCAATGTGGACAAGGCTGTTGACGCACTCCACGGCTACGAGCGCATCAGTTGTCTGCTCGACAACGACGAGGCAGGGCGGAAGGCAACGCTTGCCATCGAGAACGCCCTCAGCTACCGTGTGAGGGATGCATCCCACTTGTACAGCGAGTACAACGACTTGAACGACTATCTGTGCGGAGTGAAATCCAAACAGTCGGTACACCAAGTACAGCCTGTTAAGCGGACTGCTCCACCTCGGAAGAAAGGCGCAGCCTTAGGTATGTAG
- the mobV gene encoding MobV family relaxase, giving the protein MGHFSLDFKKAKGSSDARESDHIERKVIPDNADPTRTHLNRELVKMPSGVYGRDEAIAHRIKTAGIKRKITNDQVRVIRTVLSGTHEDMMNIAANDQLDDWCNDSLKWLQDTFGKENVVSVVLHMDEHTPHLHASIVPIVTGERRKARSKTTDEGKRTYRKKANAVRLCADDVLNRDKMIGYHDSYAEAMNKYGLMRGIRGSDARHTTTAQYYRNIKRETERLQNCMKLLQSDVEEAEQLLQQTKSEISTEKLQAAKMEAKTALLSKIGSLLGSGKLKEVEQHNRKLCELVTDREQYIDELHEKVQRMEDSHSKQLGEMRQKHQSEVANLESKHTEEVSLLNDIIRKAKRWFPMLDARLQMEDLCRKIGFSIEQIGVLLTGKALNFSGSLYSEEHRRKFKVENAEIKVFADSTKPNQLFLYVNRQPIVEWFKEQWNNLKLHLFSETKSLRL; this is encoded by the coding sequence ATGGGACATTTCAGTTTGGATTTCAAGAAGGCAAAGGGCAGCTCTGACGCAAGGGAGTCAGACCACATAGAGCGCAAGGTGATACCCGACAACGCTGACCCTACGAGAACTCACCTCAACCGTGAGCTTGTCAAGATGCCGAGCGGTGTGTATGGTCGTGACGAAGCCATCGCCCACCGCATCAAGACGGCAGGCATCAAGCGCAAGATAACCAATGACCAGGTGAGGGTGATTAGAACCGTGCTGTCTGGAACGCACGAGGACATGATGAACATCGCAGCCAATGATCAGCTTGACGATTGGTGCAACGACAGCTTGAAGTGGTTGCAGGACACGTTCGGCAAGGAGAATGTCGTTTCGGTGGTTCTCCACATGGACGAGCACACGCCACACCTCCATGCCTCAATCGTTCCGATAGTGACAGGCGAGCGAAGAAAGGCGAGGAGTAAGACTACGGACGAGGGCAAGCGGACATACCGCAAAAAAGCCAATGCCGTGAGGTTGTGTGCCGATGATGTACTCAACCGAGACAAGATGATTGGCTATCACGACAGTTATGCTGAAGCCATGAACAAGTATGGCTTGATGAGAGGTATCCGTGGATCGGATGCGAGGCATACCACCACGGCACAGTATTACCGCAACATCAAGCGAGAGACGGAGAGACTTCAAAACTGCATGAAACTATTGCAATCCGATGTAGAGGAAGCAGAACAACTTCTACAACAAACCAAGAGTGAAATCAGCACGGAGAAGCTACAGGCTGCTAAGATGGAAGCAAAGACCGCCCTTCTTTCAAAGATTGGTTCTCTTTTGGGCAGTGGAAAATTGAAGGAGGTGGAACAACACAACCGAAAGTTGTGTGAGCTTGTAACAGACCGAGAGCAATACATAGACGAACTCCATGAGAAGGTGCAGCGAATGGAGGACAGCCACAGTAAACAGCTTGGCGAGATGCGGCAGAAGCACCAATCGGAGGTTGCGAATTTAGAGAGCAAGCACACAGAAGAGGTTTCTTTACTCAACGACATCATCCGCAAAGCCAAGCGTTGGTTCCCTATGTTGGATGCACGCTTGCAAATGGAAGACCTGTGCAGGAAGATTGGCTTCTCCATCGAGCAAATCGGAGTGCTTCTGACCGGAAAGGCACTCAACTTTAGCGGTTCACTCTATTCCGAGGAACACAGAAGAAAGTTCAAAGTGGAGAATGCAGAAATCAAGGTGTTCGCTGATTCTACCAAGCCTAACCAATTGTTTTTATATGTCAATAGACAGCCTATTGTTGAATGGTTCAAAGAGCAATGGAATAACCTAAAGTTACATTTGTTTTCAGAAACAAAAAGTCTAAGATTATAA
- a CDS encoding class I SAM-dependent methyltransferase produces MQKRHTDRKMYFRDLEITSKEFYISYLSDFTELTSKSRILEVGCGEGGNLVPFAQLGCKVTGIDVAECRIKDAKAYFSEICNHATFVCCDFMQYPVPCNEEDKYDVILLHDVIEHVPTKELFLVHLRKFLKTKGVLFVGFPAWQMPFGGHQQICRSKLCSHLPFIHLLSNPLYKLLLKTCNEEKGTINELMSIKDCRTSIELFERLIHQCGFSVTDQKLWFINPHYKQKFHLTPRLLPHWVWRVKYIRNFFTTSCWYVLSIGNKEKF; encoded by the coding sequence ATGCAAAAAAGACATACAGACAGGAAGATGTATTTCCGTGACTTGGAGATAACATCTAAGGAGTTTTACATCAGTTACTTGTCAGATTTCACGGAACTGACATCAAAGAGTAGAATCTTGGAGGTTGGCTGTGGCGAAGGAGGAAACTTAGTTCCCTTTGCACAGTTGGGCTGCAAGGTGACAGGCATAGATGTTGCGGAATGCAGAATCAAAGATGCTAAGGCATACTTTTCTGAGATCTGTAATCATGCAACATTTGTATGCTGTGATTTCATGCAATATCCTGTTCCATGTAATGAAGAGGATAAATATGATGTAATACTATTGCATGATGTGATAGAACACGTTCCGACAAAAGAACTTTTTCTTGTACACCTAAGAAAATTTCTGAAAACAAAAGGTGTGCTGTTTGTCGGATTTCCAGCATGGCAGATGCCTTTTGGGGGACATCAACAGATTTGCAGAAGCAAACTTTGCTCCCATCTTCCATTCATTCACTTGTTGTCAAACCCTTTATACAAGTTGTTGCTAAAAACATGCAATGAAGAGAAAGGAACAATAAATGAACTTATGAGCATAAAAGATTGCCGAACAAGTATAGAGTTGTTTGAAAGACTCATACACCAATGTGGCTTTTCGGTAACTGACCAAAAACTTTGGTTCATCAATCCTCATTACAAGCAGAAGTTCCATCTTACCCCACGGCTCTTGCCTCATTGGGTCTGGAGAGTGAAGTATATCAGAAATTTCTTCACCACTTCATGCTGGTATGTATTAAGCATCGGTAATAAAGAGAAATTTTAA
- a CDS encoding sigma-70 family RNA polymerase sigma factor: MKYQEKGKKYNFISLSEIEEDFSIVLENDSASQQSIQYEEIMSAIDNLPEGYKKIFNMSVLDGLSHREIGELLDIAPHSSSSQLARAKAMLRNTLFPRAMLLIALALIVIPVYRYFTAKKKLVSKNDVNIVRTRKPSKGITPMQKKPNVSVSSAQNAVLCSNYLSVQHGKNTVITVSDSIKAGQNVIVEISDSLQESQHFLADNKRDSIIIKDSVYTPIPNEEKWIAGDTRTHKKSKWQLLAAGSLGTTLAQNVYKIIAGSGDDITSEQPSEKSFTTWEEYAEYLHRLTPTDHTAENVAMMDIADNNKGKIEEAEHHDKPITLGLAVNKNIGKHWSLETGLQYSYLKSYFTLGTGDYRVDKEQKLHYIGIPVKLSYQFMRYKRLSAYGSAGASIQIPLYGKTYADYIVGGKSGYTTDWKTTSSMQWTVNTNIGIQYQFAPKLTLFVEPTLNWYIPNGSAVKNAWTERPFTLTVPFGIRFSW; this comes from the coding sequence TTGAAATATCAGGAGAAAGGTAAGAAGTACAATTTCATTTCCTTGTCTGAAATAGAGGAAGATTTTAGTATCGTGTTGGAAAATGACAGTGCTTCCCAGCAATCAATTCAGTATGAGGAAATCATGTCGGCAATAGACAATTTGCCAGAAGGGTATAAGAAAATATTCAATATGTCCGTATTGGATGGCTTATCACATCGAGAAATCGGAGAATTGCTTGATATTGCCCCACATAGTTCTTCCTCACAATTGGCAAGGGCAAAGGCAATGTTGCGAAATACATTGTTTCCAAGGGCTATGCTTCTCATCGCATTGGCGTTGATAGTCATTCCTGTATATAGATATTTTACAGCAAAGAAGAAACTCGTTTCTAAAAATGATGTGAATATAGTTAGAACCCGAAAGCCAAGTAAAGGCATTACGCCTATGCAAAAGAAACCTAATGTTTCTGTTAGTAGTGCGCAAAATGCTGTTTTATGCTCTAATTATCTAAGTGTTCAACATGGAAAGAACACTGTAATAACTGTTAGTGATTCTATTAAGGCTGGTCAAAATGTTATTGTCGAAATATCCGATTCTTTGCAGGAGAGCCAACATTTTTTGGCAGATAACAAGCGAGATAGTATCATCATAAAAGATTCTGTCTATACACCTATTCCAAATGAGGAAAAATGGATTGCAGGTGATACAAGGACGCACAAGAAAAGTAAATGGCAATTGCTTGCAGCAGGTTCTTTGGGTACTACTCTTGCACAAAACGTCTATAAGATTATAGCAGGCAGCGGTGATGATATAACGAGTGAACAACCATCAGAAAAGAGCTTTACGACATGGGAAGAGTATGCGGAATATCTACATCGCTTAACTCCAACAGACCATACGGCTGAAAATGTTGCCATGATGGATATTGCCGATAACAACAAGGGTAAAATTGAAGAGGCAGAACATCATGACAAACCTATAACATTAGGATTGGCTGTGAACAAGAATATTGGAAAGCATTGGAGTTTGGAAACAGGACTCCAATACTCTTACTTGAAATCATACTTCACCTTAGGTACAGGCGATTACCGTGTTGACAAGGAACAAAAGTTACATTACATCGGTATTCCTGTCAAGCTCTCATACCAATTCATGAGGTACAAGAGGCTGTCAGCTTATGGTTCAGCAGGAGCAAGCATTCAGATACCATTATATGGAAAGACTTATGCAGATTATATAGTAGGAGGAAAGTCTGGCTATACAACGGATTGGAAGACAACATCTTCAATGCAGTGGACTGTTAACACAAACATTGGAATACAATATCAATTTGCACCAAAGCTGACTTTATTTGTTGAGCCTACGCTGAATTGGTATATTCCGAATGGAAGTGCTGTCAAGAATGCTTGGACAGAACGTCCATTTACCTTGACTGTGCCTTTCGGCATTAGGTTCTCTTGGTAA
- a CDS encoding RNA polymerase sigma factor produces MASNITTLVEKAKLGDADAFSTLYQMYYPKMKGICINILREDKAVVDDLVQDAFVLAFVSLKDLKNTHGLVNGLQVSPLTLS; encoded by the coding sequence ATGGCTTCGAATATAACAACATTAGTAGAAAAAGCAAAACTAGGTGACGCTGACGCTTTCAGCACATTATACCAGATGTATTATCCTAAGATGAAAGGGATATGCATCAATATTCTTAGAGAGGACAAGGCTGTCGTTGATGACCTTGTCCAAGATGCTTTTGTACTTGCGTTTGTTTCGTTGAAAGACTTGAAAAATACTCATGGTTTAGTCAATGGCTTACAAGTATCACCACTAACCTTGTCTTGA
- a CDS encoding Abi family protein codes for MEYLEFERILSAKRMQRYKDAANGDTRKAMALYRYNLRLSQEMFTIVSCFEVALRNAIDSLLVPTLGENWLKDSVQDNGIFSNGRMNETRKIIEKAYNRLNRQGIYSHSKLIAEMEFGVWKYMYSSLQYRVTGQCLLRAFPNKPRSSAAIQYNNTYIFNELDKVNSLRNRIAHHEPICFRLHASEIDTSYIVNEYQKIQTLFSWMGIDSRSVLYGLDHVQSVCSKINALK; via the coding sequence ATGGAATATTTAGAATTTGAGCGAATCTTGTCTGCCAAACGAATGCAGAGATATAAGGATGCTGCGAATGGTGACACTCGCAAGGCTATGGCTTTGTATCGCTACAACTTACGTTTGTCGCAGGAGATGTTTACGATAGTTAGCTGCTTTGAAGTGGCATTGCGTAATGCGATTGATAGTCTTTTGGTGCCGACCTTGGGAGAGAATTGGCTGAAAGATTCTGTTCAAGACAATGGAATATTCTCCAATGGACGCATGAACGAGACAAGGAAAATCATAGAAAAGGCATACAACCGATTGAATAGACAAGGCATATACTCTCATTCCAAACTGATTGCAGAAATGGAATTTGGTGTTTGGAAATATATGTATTCCTCACTACAATATCGTGTGACAGGACAATGTCTGCTAAGGGCATTCCCTAACAAACCTCGTTCGTCAGCTGCGATTCAATACAACAACACATACATATTCAATGAACTTGACAAGGTGAACAGTTTGAGAAACAGAATTGCACACCATGAACCTATCTGTTTCAGACTTCATGCATCGGAAATTGACACAAGTTACATCGTCAATGAATACCAGAAAATTCAGACTTTATTCTCTTGGATGGGAATAGATTCTCGCTCAGTGTTGTATGGGCTCGACCATGTGCAGAGTGTCTGTTCCAAAATCAATGCCTTAAAATAA
- a CDS encoding glycoside hydrolase family 43 protein, with protein sequence MKKKLSTVLLALAAFMPMTAQNPVKGDYGYLYCHMSDKGEWTAYAISRDGYNYQDINGGNPIFNPEEHARIEGGTRDAYITRMHNGKGYIMVTTDMCVRKSHKWDNYGIDLLKSKDLKNWTSVTFDFRKGMQNFCDAATATSPYKDWSTINRVWAPQIFWDPDYRWENGEKGGYMIYYSMLNRAEEKYDRMYYSYADKTFTKLTTPKLLFDWGYATIDADINFLKSDGLYHMLIKKEGGKRGIFTATSKYLNHGWSAPVDDDFVSFEGNKLTEGSSAFQLIGDDTWRVAYIQYSDHPKHYRICKADKYLRNFSDPVDIKGVTAPQHGSFMRITKNEYKMLQKWDKELKNKAK encoded by the coding sequence ATGAAAAAGAAATTATCAACCGTTCTTTTAGCATTGGCTGCCTTTATGCCAATGACAGCACAGAATCCTGTAAAGGGAGATTATGGTTATCTCTATTGTCACATGAGCGATAAGGGTGAGTGGACAGCCTATGCCATTTCTCGTGATGGTTACAACTATCAGGACATCAATGGTGGCAACCCAATCTTCAATCCAGAAGAGCACGCCCGCATCGAAGGCGGTACCCGCGATGCCTACATCACCCGCATGCACAATGGCAAGGGTTACATCATGGTTACCACCGATATGTGCGTGCGCAAGAGCCACAAGTGGGATAACTATGGTATCGATCTCCTGAAGAGTAAGGATTTGAAGAACTGGACCAGCGTTACCTTCGATTTCCGCAAGGGCATGCAGAACTTCTGCGATGCTGCTACAGCTACATCTCCTTATAAGGATTGGAGCACCATCAACCGTGTATGGGCACCTCAGATTTTCTGGGATCCTGACTATCGTTGGGAAAATGGAGAAAAAGGCGGATACATGATCTACTATTCCATGCTCAACCGTGCTGAGGAGAAGTACGACCGCATGTATTACAGTTATGCCGACAAAACATTCACCAAACTCACCACTCCTAAGCTACTTTTCGACTGGGGCTATGCTACCATCGATGCCGATATCAACTTCCTGAAGAGCGATGGACTTTACCACATGCTCATCAAGAAAGAGGGTGGAAAGAGAGGTATCTTCACCGCTACCAGCAAATATCTCAATCATGGTTGGAGCGCTCCTGTCGATGATGACTTTGTAAGTTTCGAGGGAAATAAACTGACAGAAGGAAGTTCTGCCTTCCAGCTTATCGGTGATGATACCTGGCGTGTGGCTTACATCCAGTACAGCGACCATCCTAAACATTATCGTATCTGCAAGGCAGATAAGTATCTCCGCAATTTCTCCGATCCTGTAGATATCAAGGGAGTTACGGCTCCTCAGCATGGCAGTTTCATGAGAATTACCAAGAACGAGTACAAAATGCTCCAGAAATGGGATAAGGAGTTAAAAAATAAAGCAAAATAG
- a CDS encoding glutamate synthase subunit beta — MGNPKAFLTIPRKEAGYRPIHDRILDFSEVEQTLNSNDRRQQASRCMDCGVPFCHWACPLGNKAPEWNDALYKGDWEQAYRLLNSTNDFPEFTGRICPALCEKACVLNLMDHEPTTNREDECAIVEHAFSEDYVHVEIPERNGKTVAVIGAGPAGLVAANQLNHKGYKVTVFEARENAGGLLRYGIPNFKLNKSIIDRRLRLLEEEGIEFRYNQHIDVTKLSEGFDAYVVSTGTPTARDLKIPGRELKGVYFALELLSQQNRILAGMEFSKDELVNCKGKDVLVIGGGDTGSDCIGTAHRQGCKSVTQIEIMPKPVEGPEDPKNPWPNWPRTLKTTSSHEEGCTRRWNINSLEFLGKNGKLTGVKVQPIDWEPNPEGGRPLMVEAGEPEIIKAEAVFLAMGFLKPQQPEFAENVFVAGDAASGASLVVRAMASGRKIAAQVDKFLNK, encoded by the coding sequence ATGGGAAATCCAAAAGCATTTTTGACTATACCTCGCAAGGAAGCAGGTTATAGACCAATTCACGATAGAATCCTCGACTTTAGCGAGGTAGAACAGACATTGAATAGCAACGATCGCCGACAGCAGGCTTCACGTTGCATGGATTGTGGTGTGCCTTTCTGTCACTGGGCTTGTCCGCTGGGCAATAAGGCACCGGAGTGGAATGATGCCCTCTACAAGGGCGACTGGGAGCAGGCTTACCGCCTCCTAAATTCCACCAACGACTTCCCTGAGTTCACAGGACGCATCTGTCCTGCACTCTGCGAGAAGGCGTGTGTATTGAATCTCATGGATCATGAGCCAACCACCAACCGTGAGGATGAGTGTGCCATCGTGGAGCACGCCTTCTCTGAGGATTATGTACATGTTGAGATTCCTGAGCGTAATGGCAAGACGGTGGCTGTCATCGGTGCCGGTCCTGCGGGATTGGTAGCTGCCAACCAGTTGAACCATAAGGGCTATAAGGTAACTGTATTCGAGGCACGTGAGAATGCCGGTGGTCTGTTGCGTTATGGTATTCCAAACTTCAAGCTCAACAAGAGCATCATCGACCGCCGTCTCCGTCTTCTCGAAGAGGAGGGTATTGAATTCAGATACAACCAGCATATTGACGTTACCAAGTTGTCAGAAGGCTTCGATGCCTATGTGGTATCTACCGGTACGCCAACGGCACGCGACCTGAAAATTCCTGGAAGAGAATTGAAGGGCGTTTATTTCGCCCTCGAGCTGCTTTCTCAGCAGAACCGTATCCTCGCCGGTATGGAGTTCTCTAAGGACGAACTGGTTAACTGCAAGGGCAAGGATGTATTGGTAATCGGTGGTGGTGATACGGGTTCCGACTGTATCGGAACTGCTCATCGTCAGGGTTGCAAGAGCGTAACCCAGATAGAAATCATGCCGAAGCCTGTAGAAGGCCCTGAGGATCCTAAGAATCCTTGGCCAAACTGGCCTCGCACCCTGAAGACCACTTCAAGTCATGAGGAAGGCTGTACTCGCCGCTGGAACATCAACTCTCTGGAGTTCCTCGGAAAGAATGGCAAGTTGACAGGCGTGAAGGTTCAGCCTATTGATTGGGAACCAAACCCTGAGGGTGGCCGTCCGTTGATGGTAGAGGCTGGTGAGCCAGAAATAATCAAGGCTGAGGCTGTATTCCTGGCAATGGGCTTCTTGAAGCCACAGCAGCCTGAATTTGCCGAGAATGTATTCGTGGCAGGCGATGCAGCAAGCGGTGCCTCTCTGGTAGTACGCGCCATGGCAAGCGGCAGAAAAATAGCTGCCCAGGTAGATAAGTTCCTGAACAAATAA